TCATATCGCCGCTCAGGGTAGCTGCGGACTTTCCGGGGTAAGTCAGCAAGCGGAAGGGAAATGGGGTGCCGTATCCATGCCGGAAATCCCCGATCTGTGAACCCAGGCCAGTCATCGGGTAGCCAATAGCTGCGGAGACATCGGGGATTGCCGGCGACGTAGCGATCCAGCGAAGTCCGGTCTGAGGCCAGAGCATGCTGCGCCGCCATCCCTTCATCGGAACAATTTTGAGGCTCCCCTCCAGACGCACCCGGTCGGGAACATCCATCCAGCCAGGCACCTCCTTGAGCATGCGAGCCAGCTCCCCGATAGTTAGACCATACACGTAAGGCACCCGATAGGCACCCACATAACTCATCCAGCGAGTCTCCATCATCGGTCCGTCTACCTTGAGGCCACCCAGCGGATTGGGACGATCCAGCACTATAAATTCGACGCCTTCCTCGAAACAGGCCTCCATCGCCAACTTCATGCAGCTAATGTAGGTGTAGGAACGCACTCCGAGGTCCTGAAGATCGACCACCATCACATCGAGATCCTCAAGCATTGCTGGAGTCGGCTTCCGAGTTTCTCCATACAGGGAATAAACTGGCAGCCCCGTATTCTCATCCAAATGGTCGTTGATCTTCACATTGGCTTTTTCGTTGCCGTAGACCCCGTGTTCAGGCCCAAAGAGCGCCACGAGGTTCACATTGGGGGCTTCAAAAAGGATTTGAATGGTCGATTTCCCCTGCCGGTTTACCCCTGCCGGATTGGTGAGGAGCCCGACCCGCTTCCCCTCCAAAAGGTCAAAATCCCTCTGGGTCAGGTGGTCGATTCCCAAGAAAATTGAGCTGACCTTGCGCGGAGACTCTCCCTGAGACTGCTGTGCAACTACCTTCGGGGGAACTAGAGTCAGTGCACAAGAAGCGGTGAGGAAAAGAAACAGAGCGGACGCAACCTTCATTCTCAGATGGATTACTTTGTGTGAGTCACCAAGACGAGTAGAAATTGGCCCATTATTTCTTTGTCGGCACTCAGAGGTACTTTGGATGCATCTTTGTAGTGAGAAGAAGATTGCAGTAGCCCAGAAGCAGGAACCAACTTCAAAACAGTTACTGAAGAATCTCGATTCCCGGTTCACGGTTGCTACTCGCCGAAACCCTTTCATTCTCCACGAATGCGCGGTTTGGTATTGGTGACGGGAGCAAGCGGATTTGTCGGTGGAGCTGTCTGCAGAGCGTTGCAAAACAAAGGATATTCGGTGCGGGGGACCGGAAGACGGGAAAGACCCAGAGAATTACCCTCCGACGTAGAGTATCTTCCCGGCGATCTTTGTGACACTGGGTTCACCAAGAATCTTGTCGAGGGAGTCGATGCGGTTGTCCACGCAGCTGCAAAAGCAGGGATTTGGGGTCCGTTGGAAGAGTATCGCAGGGCCAACGTGGAAGCTACCTCAACCCTGCTGGAGGCCGCCCGTGACGGACAACCGGAAGCGTTTGTCTATACCAGCACTCCAAGCGTGGT
The sequence above is a segment of the Verrucomicrobiota bacterium genome. Coding sequences within it:
- a CDS encoding DUF1343 domain-containing protein; the encoded protein is MKVASALFLFLTASCALTLVPPKVVAQQSQGESPRKVSSIFLGIDHLTQRDFDLLEGKRVGLLTNPAGVNRQGKSTIQILFEAPNVNLVALFGPEHGVYGNEKANVKINDHLDENTGLPVYSLYGETRKPTPAMLEDLDVMVVDLQDLGVRSYTYISCMKLAMEACFEEGVEFIVLDRPNPLGGLKVDGPMMETRWMSYVGAYRVPYVYGLTIGELARMLKEVPGWMDVPDRVRLEGSLKIVPMKGWRRSMLWPQTGLRWIATSPAIPDVSAAIGYPMTGLGSQIGDFRHGYGTPFPFRLLTYPGKSAATLSGDMRRLNIPGLSYQDRRYSKPNRQVTTGVYVVVTDYSVLRPTQLSFEMMRLSAQWSRINPFAAASEAEMILFNKHVGSTEWWDAISTRGRRVDLNYFLEKFEREAKTFQDFSRQYYIYP